A stretch of Perognathus longimembris pacificus isolate PPM17 chromosome 1, ASM2315922v1, whole genome shotgun sequence DNA encodes these proteins:
- the Syngr1 gene encoding synaptogyrin-1 isoform X3, which yields MEGGAYGAGKAGGAFDPHTLVRQPHTILRVVSWVFSIVVFGSIVNEGYLNSPTEREEFCIYNRNPNACSYGVAVGVLAFLTCLLYLALDVYFPQISSVKDRKKAVLSDIGVSAFWAFLWFVGFCYLANQWQVSKPKDNPLNEGTDAARAAIAFSFFSIFTWSLTAVLAVRRLKDLSFQEEYNTLFPATAQP from the exons ATGGAAGGGGGTGCGTACGGAGCGGGCAAAGCCGGAGGCGCCTTCGACCCCCACACCCTGGTCCGGCAGCCGCACACCATCCTGCGCGTCGTGTCCTGG GTGTTCTCCATCGTGGTGTTCGGCTCCATCGTCAACGAGGGCTACCTCAACAGCCCCACGGAGCGCGAGGAGTTCTGCATCTACAACCGCAACCCCAACGCCTGCAGCTACGGCGTGGCCGTGGGCGTGCTGGCCTTCCTCACCTGCCTGCTCTACCTGGCCCTGGACGTCTACTTCCCGCAGATCAGCAGCGTGAAGGACCGCAAAAAGGCCGTGCTGTCTGACATTGGCGTCTCGG CCTTCTGGGCCTTCCTCTGGTTTGTGGGCTTCTGCTACCTGGCCAATCAGTGGCAGgtgtccaagcccaaggacaacCCACTGAACGAAGGGACGGACGCAGCCCGGGCCGCCATcgccttctccttcttctccatctTCACCTGG AGCCTGACTGCAGTCTTGGCCGTGCGCAGACTGAAGGACCTTTCCTTCCAGGAAGAGTACAACACACTGTTCCCTGCCACCGCCCAGCCATAG
- the Syngr1 gene encoding synaptogyrin-1 isoform X2, whose amino-acid sequence MEGGAYGAGKAGGAFDPHTLVRQPHTILRVVSWVFSIVVFGSIVNEGYLNSPTEREEFCIYNRNPNACSYGVAVGVLAFLTCLLYLALDVYFPQISSVKDRKKAVLSDIGVSAFWAFLWFVGFCYLANQWQVSKPKDNPLNEGTDAARAAIAFSFFSIFTWDYMDPSQDSSMPYAPYAEPSTGPDPAGMGGTYQQPANAFDSEPQGYQSQGY is encoded by the exons ATGGAAGGGGGTGCGTACGGAGCGGGCAAAGCCGGAGGCGCCTTCGACCCCCACACCCTGGTCCGGCAGCCGCACACCATCCTGCGCGTCGTGTCCTGG GTGTTCTCCATCGTGGTGTTCGGCTCCATCGTCAACGAGGGCTACCTCAACAGCCCCACGGAGCGCGAGGAGTTCTGCATCTACAACCGCAACCCCAACGCCTGCAGCTACGGCGTGGCCGTGGGCGTGCTGGCCTTCCTCACCTGCCTGCTCTACCTGGCCCTGGACGTCTACTTCCCGCAGATCAGCAGCGTGAAGGACCGCAAAAAGGCCGTGCTGTCTGACATTGGCGTCTCGG CCTTCTGGGCCTTCCTCTGGTTTGTGGGCTTCTGCTACCTGGCCAATCAGTGGCAGgtgtccaagcccaaggacaacCCACTGAACGAAGGGACGGACGCAGCCCGGGCCGCCATcgccttctccttcttctccatctTCACCTGG GACTACATGGACCCCAGCCAGGACTCCAGCATGCCTTACGCCCCCTACGCAGAGCCTAGCACCGGGCCGGACCCCGCCGGCATGGGCGGCACCTACCAGCAGCCGGCCAATGCCTTCGActctgagccacagggctaccaGTCGCAGGGCTACTGA
- the Syngr1 gene encoding synaptogyrin-1 isoform X1, with the protein MEGGAYGAGKAGGAFDPHTLVRQPHTILRVVSWVFSIVVFGSIVNEGYLNSPTEREEFCIYNRNPNACSYGVAVGVLAFLTCLLYLALDVYFPQISSVKDRKKAVLSDIGVSAFWAFLWFVGFCYLANQWQVSKPKDNPLNEGTDAARAAIAFSFFSIFTWAGQAVLAFQRYQIGADSALFSQDYMDPSQDSSMPYAPYAEPSTGPDPAGMGGTYQQPANAFDSEPQGYQSQGY; encoded by the exons ATGGAAGGGGGTGCGTACGGAGCGGGCAAAGCCGGAGGCGCCTTCGACCCCCACACCCTGGTCCGGCAGCCGCACACCATCCTGCGCGTCGTGTCCTGG GTGTTCTCCATCGTGGTGTTCGGCTCCATCGTCAACGAGGGCTACCTCAACAGCCCCACGGAGCGCGAGGAGTTCTGCATCTACAACCGCAACCCCAACGCCTGCAGCTACGGCGTGGCCGTGGGCGTGCTGGCCTTCCTCACCTGCCTGCTCTACCTGGCCCTGGACGTCTACTTCCCGCAGATCAGCAGCGTGAAGGACCGCAAAAAGGCCGTGCTGTCTGACATTGGCGTCTCGG CCTTCTGGGCCTTCCTCTGGTTTGTGGGCTTCTGCTACCTGGCCAATCAGTGGCAGgtgtccaagcccaaggacaacCCACTGAACGAAGGGACGGACGCAGCCCGGGCCGCCATcgccttctccttcttctccatctTCACCTGG GCGGGCCAGGCTGTGCTGGCCTTCCAGCGGTACCAGATTGGCGCCGACTCGGCCCTCTTCTCCCAGGACTACATGGACCCCAGCCAGGACTCCAGCATGCCTTACGCCCCCTACGCAGAGCCTAGCACCGGGCCGGACCCCGCCGGCATGGGCGGCACCTACCAGCAGCCGGCCAATGCCTTCGActctgagccacagggctaccaGTCGCAGGGCTACTGA